In one Natronosalvus amylolyticus genomic region, the following are encoded:
- the btuC gene encoding vitamin B12 ABC transporter permease BtuC, with translation MDRPGQVLVWSAALTALLVVTTIVSAALGPVRIDPLTVAAAVLNEVVVPSAIVLESRPVWLLDVSVPWPGFEYRSVFAFEVKQSHQAIVGTIRLPRIALGATVGFALAAAGTVMQGFFRNPLADPSIIGVSTGAAAGAVAALAFPTLVPIGLRPAAFISAIGTALLVYAIATEGGRTPVATLLLAGVAVQAFLGAMISYMLVHSGESLREAVVWLMGHLNNSSWGDVWMSLPVALIGVVVLAAYTREMNVLLLGEEDAHHLGVDVERTKLLLLVIASVITAAGVAVAGVIGFVGLVVPHIMRLIVGPDHRILLPTSALAGASFLVITDTIARVGPAEVPVGIVTAALGAPFFLYLLLRQEVHSL, from the coding sequence TGGATAGGCCCGGTCAGGTCCTCGTGTGGTCGGCGGCGTTAACGGCGTTGCTCGTCGTAACCACGATCGTGAGTGCCGCGCTGGGTCCGGTACGCATCGACCCGCTTACCGTCGCAGCTGCGGTATTGAACGAAGTCGTCGTCCCCTCCGCAATCGTGCTCGAGTCGCGGCCGGTTTGGCTTCTCGATGTGTCCGTTCCGTGGCCAGGCTTCGAGTACCGGTCCGTGTTCGCGTTCGAAGTCAAACAGAGTCACCAGGCCATCGTCGGCACGATTCGGTTGCCGCGGATCGCGCTGGGGGCGACGGTCGGCTTTGCCCTGGCTGCCGCTGGAACGGTAATGCAGGGATTTTTCCGTAACCCCTTGGCCGATCCTTCGATCATCGGCGTCTCCACGGGCGCCGCTGCCGGTGCCGTCGCCGCGCTCGCGTTCCCCACTCTGGTCCCCATTGGGCTTCGACCTGCTGCGTTCATCAGCGCGATCGGTACGGCGCTACTCGTCTATGCGATCGCCACCGAAGGCGGACGAACACCCGTCGCCACGCTGCTCCTGGCCGGCGTCGCTGTCCAGGCGTTTCTGGGCGCGATGATTTCGTACATGCTCGTCCACAGCGGCGAGAGCCTTCGAGAGGCCGTCGTCTGGCTGATGGGACATCTGAACAACAGCAGTTGGGGCGACGTCTGGATGTCTCTCCCCGTCGCCCTGATCGGGGTCGTGGTCCTCGCTGCGTACACGCGAGAGATGAACGTCCTGTTGCTCGGGGAAGAAGACGCACACCACCTCGGGGTCGACGTCGAACGGACCAAACTGCTCTTGCTCGTCATCGCGAGCGTGATTACCGCCGCGGGGGTGGCCGTCGCCGGCGTCATTGGCTTCGTTGGCCTCGTCGTCCCTCACATTATGCGGCTCATCGTGGGTCCTGATCACCGGATTTTGCTTCCAACGAGCGCGCTCGCGGGAGCCTCGTTTCTCGTCATCACCGACACCATCGCTCGCGTCGGACCGGCCGAGGTCCCCGTCGGCATCGTAACGGCCGCACTCGGTGCGCCGTTTTTCCTGTACCTGCTACTGCGCCAGGAGGTGCACTCCCTGTGA